From Methanosarcina lacustris Z-7289, one genomic window encodes:
- a CDS encoding putative DNA binding domain-containing protein → MKSPTSFSPEIIYKGNLPDKFFVKKIELPFTLFPNGFATDLQLQLTAIREVLVNFLMRSDYFSPIKPRIRIFLVRIEFMNPGPFKYLASIMKKDFTMSRNPTIARIFRAIKLS, encoded by the coding sequence ATGAAAAGTCCAACATCCTTTAGTCCGGAGATTATTTATAAAGGCAACCTTCCCGATAAATTCTTTGTAAAAAAGATTGAACTCCCCTTCACTCTCTTCCCGAACGGCTTTGCTACCGACCTCCAGCTCCAGCTTACAGCAATCCGGGAAGTACTTGTAAACTTCCTTATGCGCTCTGACTACTTCAGTCCGATAAAGCCCAGAATTCGCATCTTCCTGGTTCGAATAGAGTTCATGAACCCCGGTCCCTTCAAATACCTTGCTTCCATAATGAAAAAAGACTTCACAATGTCCCGGAACCCCACAATCGCCAGAATCTTCCGCGCCATAAAACTCTCCTAA
- a CDS encoding N-acetyltransferase, whose protein sequence is MIRTYRETDLEEMVRIWYEASVIAHPFVPASFWASHKSAMKEKYLPLAENYVFEQEGKVTGFISLVGEKVCAIFVAPEMQGGGIGKALLEHAKLLKGRLSLKVYRDNKKAILFYEKSGLRAVGEEVDEHTDCLQVLMEWEISYLGFKTLMHEDFDA, encoded by the coding sequence TTGATCAGAACTTACAGGGAAACCGACCTTGAAGAGATGGTAAGGATCTGGTACGAAGCGTCGGTCATTGCCCATCCCTTTGTTCCAGCTTCTTTCTGGGCTTCGCATAAATCTGCAATGAAGGAAAAGTACCTGCCTCTCGCCGAAAATTATGTTTTTGAACAGGAAGGGAAGGTTACGGGCTTTATTTCGCTTGTTGGAGAGAAGGTATGTGCTATTTTTGTAGCTCCCGAAATGCAGGGGGGAGGAATAGGGAAAGCTCTTCTAGAGCACGCAAAACTCCTGAAAGGAAGGCTCTCCCTTAAGGTCTACAGGGATAACAAAAAAGCTATCCTCTTTTATGAAAAGAGCGGGCTTAGAGCAGTCGGGGAAGAGGTTGATGAGCATACGGATTGCTTGCAGGTTTTGATGGAGTGGGAAATTTCTTATTTGGGCTTCAAGACTTTGATGCATGAAGACTTTGATGCATGA
- a CDS encoding nucleoside 2-deoxyribosyltransferase, with protein MSKKKIIYLAGPLFTHAELEYNLKLKDMLLNDGFSVFLPQEDAEDAAQERERQNQECIFRKCVEGVDTSDLVVAILDGVDVDSGTAWEIGYAYAKGKPVIGLRTDFRAFSDGVVNLMVEMAIDSLARDEAELLKIMEKFL; from the coding sequence TTGAGCAAAAAAAAGATAATTTACCTTGCAGGCCCGCTTTTCACGCATGCCGAACTCGAATACAACCTGAAACTGAAGGATATGCTGCTCAACGATGGCTTTTCCGTCTTTTTGCCCCAGGAAGACGCAGAAGATGCGGCACAGGAGCGCGAAAGACAGAACCAGGAATGTATATTCAGGAAGTGCGTGGAAGGTGTGGATACCTCAGACCTTGTTGTCGCAATTCTTGATGGTGTGGACGTGGACTCCGGGACAGCCTGGGAGATCGGTTATGCCTATGCAAAAGGAAAACCCGTTATAGGCCTTCGGACTGATTTCAGGGCTTTTTCGGATGGAGTCGTGAATCTGATGGTGGAAATGGCTATTGACTCTCTGGCAAGAGATGAAGCTGAACTGCTCAAAATAATGGAAAAGTTCCTCTGA
- the argC gene encoding N-acetyl-gamma-glutamyl-phosphate reductase: MIKAGIIGASGYTGGELLRLLVNHPDVSLELATSRSLAGKPVTSTHRYLEGFLDLKYENPDPEDLRERCDVVFVAVPHGTAMNYVPELLDGSTKVIDLSADYRLDIPTFEQIYGMKHRDPRKAVYGLVELHPEAAKEEFVANPGCFPTGAILAAAPLAAAGLIDIAVFDSKTGVSGAGVSPTETSHYPNIAENIIAYKLTAHRHRAEIFQELTRLDGKLKNINFTPHVIPSIRGIFTTAHLFTKEPLSTGDVQGIYEEFYRDRPFVRIPGGVPSLTAVRGSNFCDIGFEADKENNRVVVLSAIDNLVKGASGQAIQNMNLMFGLAETRGLWLPAAAP, translated from the coding sequence ATGATTAAAGCAGGAATTATAGGAGCTTCCGGATATACAGGAGGAGAACTCCTCCGCTTACTGGTAAACCATCCCGATGTCAGTCTTGAGCTGGCAACTTCGCGGAGTCTCGCAGGAAAACCCGTAACAAGCACCCACAGGTACCTCGAAGGTTTTCTGGACTTAAAGTATGAAAATCCAGATCCTGAAGACCTCAGGGAGCGCTGTGATGTTGTTTTTGTGGCGGTGCCTCACGGGACCGCTATGAATTATGTCCCTGAACTGCTCGACGGCAGCACAAAGGTAATCGACCTCAGTGCAGACTACAGGCTTGATATCCCTACATTTGAACAAATTTATGGAATGAAGCACCGCGACCCCAGGAAAGCAGTTTACGGGTTAGTAGAACTTCACCCTGAAGCTGCAAAGGAAGAATTTGTGGCAAACCCAGGCTGTTTTCCTACCGGAGCAATCCTTGCAGCAGCCCCTCTCGCAGCAGCAGGGTTAATAGATATTGCAGTCTTCGATTCCAAAACAGGAGTTTCAGGGGCTGGTGTCTCGCCTACTGAAACCTCTCATTATCCGAACATAGCAGAAAACATTATCGCGTATAAGCTGACAGCCCATAGGCACAGGGCTGAGATTTTCCAGGAATTGACAAGACTGGACGGAAAGCTCAAGAACATCAACTTCACTCCCCATGTGATCCCATCTATCAGGGGGATCTTTACAACTGCTCATCTCTTTACAAAAGAGCCTCTCTCAACCGGAGATGTGCAGGGGATTTATGAGGAGTTTTACAGGGACAGGCCCTTTGTACGGATTCCTGGAGGAGTTCCTTCCCTTACTGCGGTCAGGGGCTCTAACTTCTGTGATATAGGTTTTGAAGCAGATAAAGAAAATAACAGGGTTGTAGTGCTCTCAGCAATCGATAACCTTGTCAAAGGTGCATCAGGGCAGGCGATCCAGAACATGAACCTTATGTTCGGGCTGGCTGAGACTCGCGGGCTCTGGCTGCCTGCGGCAGCGCCGTAA
- a CDS encoding RNA-guided endonuclease InsQ/TnpB family protein produces the protein MALVTRTEQIQFKSNSVSVLAHASKNLFNTANYIIRQRFFENDKLYQETGEKGEDIWYKQLYSMLKNTEQYRALPAQTAQQVLKLLEKSWKSFFKALKVYAKSPELFMGRPKPPKYKHKDGKHILVFTNQQCKIVNGILKFPKVVNLELKTRLVDVDLREVRVIPNANKYTCEIVYDKTVSEDEINSSRVLGIDPGVRNIATIANNFGVKPIVVKGNTANNINQFYNMEKARIQHVYDLAKIKWGSKLAKLDFKRNNMIKDYFHKLSRRIVNYAIQNDVKSIIIGKNENWKQEVNMGRKNNQKFVQLPLARLIEMIQYKAQEVNIEVVLQEESHTSKCSFLDNEPVEHRAKYVGRRIKRGLFKSATGIIINADVNGALNIIRKATPKAFADGVEGVGLHPKRCLITSFEDI, from the coding sequence ATGGCACTCGTGACAAGGACTGAGCAAATACAATTTAAATCAAATAGTGTTTCAGTCCTGGCTCACGCCTCTAAAAACCTGTTTAATACTGCCAACTACATAATAAGGCAAAGATTCTTTGAAAATGATAAGCTTTACCAGGAAACTGGTGAAAAAGGTGAAGATATCTGGTATAAACAGCTTTACTCAATGCTAAAAAATACAGAACAGTACCGAGCATTGCCAGCACAGACTGCTCAACAGGTACTTAAACTACTGGAAAAAAGCTGGAAATCGTTCTTCAAAGCATTAAAAGTATACGCAAAGTCCCCAGAATTGTTTATGGGACGCCCTAAACCGCCCAAATACAAACACAAAGATGGGAAACACATCCTGGTGTTCACAAACCAGCAGTGCAAAATCGTTAATGGTATACTCAAATTCCCAAAAGTAGTAAACCTGGAATTGAAAACCAGATTAGTTGATGTGGACCTCAGAGAAGTACGGGTAATCCCAAACGCAAATAAGTATACGTGTGAAATCGTGTACGACAAAACAGTTTCTGAGGATGAAATTAACTCCAGTCGGGTTTTAGGAATTGATCCTGGTGTTCGCAACATTGCAACTATCGCAAACAACTTTGGTGTAAAACCAATTGTTGTTAAGGGCAATACTGCAAACAACATTAATCAGTTTTATAACATGGAAAAAGCCAGGATTCAACATGTATACGATCTGGCTAAAATTAAATGGGGTAGTAAATTAGCAAAACTCGACTTCAAACGAAACAATATGATAAAAGATTATTTCCACAAACTTAGCCGTAGAATCGTTAACTACGCTATCCAGAACGATGTCAAATCAATCATAATTGGCAAAAACGAAAACTGGAAGCAAGAAGTTAACATGGGACGAAAAAACAACCAGAAATTTGTTCAGCTCCCCTTGGCCAGGTTAATTGAGATGATCCAGTACAAAGCTCAGGAAGTCAACATAGAAGTTGTTCTTCAAGAAGAGAGCCATACATCAAAATGTAGTTTCCTTGATAACGAACCTGTAGAACACAGAGCTAAATATGTCGGCAGACGAATCAAACGGGGTTTATTCAAATCCGCAACTGGGATAATCATCAACGCCGACGTCAACGGAGCTCTTAATATAATCAGGAAAGCAACTCCAAAAGCATTTGCAGACGGAGTGGAGGGTGTAGGGTTACACCCAAAGAGATGTTTGATAACATCTTTTGAAGATATTTGA
- a CDS encoding CBS domain-containing protein: MKVKDVMNPNVVFCKPEDTVREAAKVLKVNNISGAPVLEGRKLVGIVSEADLLKLLVIPEKGDLWLPSPFEVIEVPIRELLSWEDTKKMLSDVGSTKVEEMMTKNVHTISSEASVEEASELMVRHRINRLPVMENNHVVGIVTRGDIIEGLAKL; the protein is encoded by the coding sequence ATGAAAGTAAAAGATGTCATGAACCCTAACGTTGTCTTCTGCAAGCCTGAAGATACGGTCCGGGAAGCTGCAAAAGTTCTTAAGGTGAACAATATCAGTGGAGCTCCTGTCCTTGAGGGTAGAAAGCTTGTAGGGATAGTAAGTGAGGCTGACCTGCTTAAGCTGCTGGTGATTCCGGAAAAAGGAGACCTCTGGCTTCCAAGCCCTTTTGAAGTCATAGAGGTCCCTATAAGGGAACTCCTTAGCTGGGAAGATACTAAAAAAATGCTATCTGATGTTGGCTCTACAAAGGTTGAAGAGATGATGACAAAGAATGTACACACAATCTCTTCCGAAGCATCTGTTGAAGAAGCCTCCGAACTTATGGTCAGGCACAGGATCAACAGGCTTCCGGTAATGGAAAATAATCATGTAGTTGGAATTGTCACGCGTGGAGATATTATTGAAGGCCTTGCAAAGCTTTGA
- the argJ gene encoding bifunctional ornithine acetyltransferase/N-acetylglutamate synthase gives MKQIEGGICAVRGVTANGIKAGKMGIAVIRAEGPAAGVFTKNKVIAAPVILSKELIETEQKLSAVIANSGNANAFTGDDGFLDAIEMASMLAEKLDIDPDTIAVASTGVIGRRLDISWIREHLPEVLEGLGSSPECSRAAAKAIMTTDKALKEMAVELVCGVRIGAIAKGSGMIEPNMGTMLCFAYTDAKVPADVLDAALRRAVDKTFNMVVVDGDTSTNDMVLFTSTCKSGVKPCMECLDEFEEGLIYVFTDLAKKMARDGEGATKLIESRVTGAKTYEDARLAAKAIVRSPLVKSAIFGKDPNWGRVVAAAGYSGAELEQERLSLSFSGGGEEVELVKSGEITRTSDLARLKKIMANEEIIITLDFGIGKESATAWGCDLTYDYVRINAEYTT, from the coding sequence GTGAAGCAAATCGAGGGTGGAATATGTGCAGTAAGGGGCGTAACTGCAAACGGGATAAAAGCCGGAAAAATGGGAATTGCGGTTATCCGAGCGGAAGGCCCTGCAGCAGGTGTTTTTACTAAGAATAAGGTAATTGCAGCTCCGGTTATTCTGAGCAAAGAATTGATCGAAACCGAGCAGAAGCTTTCGGCTGTAATTGCAAATAGCGGGAATGCAAATGCTTTTACAGGCGATGACGGGTTTCTGGACGCTATAGAAATGGCTTCAATGCTTGCTGAAAAGCTTGACATTGACCCCGATACTATTGCCGTTGCCTCAACAGGAGTGATTGGCAGAAGGCTTGACATTTCCTGGATCAGGGAACATCTCCCTGAAGTCCTTGAGGGGCTTGGCAGTTCCCCCGAATGCAGCCGAGCTGCTGCAAAGGCGATTATGACCACCGATAAAGCCTTAAAAGAGATGGCTGTGGAACTCGTATGTGGGGTCCGAATAGGGGCAATTGCAAAAGGTTCAGGCATGATCGAGCCCAATATGGGAACCATGCTCTGCTTCGCATATACCGATGCAAAAGTGCCTGCAGATGTCCTGGATGCAGCTCTCAGGAGAGCTGTTGATAAAACCTTCAACATGGTTGTCGTCGACGGAGACACAAGCACGAATGATATGGTGCTTTTCACCTCCACATGTAAGTCTGGAGTCAAGCCCTGTATGGAGTGCCTCGACGAGTTTGAGGAAGGGCTGATTTACGTGTTTACGGACCTCGCAAAAAAGATGGCGAGGGATGGGGAAGGAGCCACGAAACTCATCGAATCCCGGGTCACCGGTGCAAAAACTTATGAAGACGCCAGGCTCGCTGCAAAAGCTATTGTACGCTCCCCTCTGGTCAAGTCCGCAATCTTCGGGAAGGACCCAAACTGGGGCAGGGTTGTGGCTGCTGCCGGATACTCGGGTGCCGAACTTGAGCAAGAAAGGCTTTCCCTATCTTTCTCAGGAGGGGGAGAAGAAGTCGAACTTGTGAAGTCCGGAGAAATTACCAGGACTTCAGATCTTGCGCGCCTGAAAAAAATAATGGCAAATGAGGAAATTATCATCACCCTTGACTTTGGAATAGGAAAGGAGTCCGCAACTGCCTGGGGCTGCGACCTGACTTACGACTATGTCAGAATCAATGCAGAATATACTACCTGA
- the pfkC gene encoding ADP-specific phosphofructokinase, which yields MDIEEWEQRHKEAFYDAKEALPYLDGMFVAYNSNIDAIRHLTEEDLSKLIGLFDEAEVQERVAVYPREIAEPMDFVARLLISMREGKAAEVPAYTADTHEWLKEHLGFDYARMGGQAGIISNLLARLELKKVVAYIPWLSEEQAEYFAATGNLLHPTVENGKVFLKPPGEAFKPGTGSKVNWIFEYSKDMKVTCAGSTFTVPRDNRLIISSRPKWLRLDMDKQIYEQLDTLLPVDGAMLSGYQMIKEEYEDGSTYKDYVENSVKVIEKLKSLNPELRIHVELTSIQNRVIRKAILTEIVAKHVHSMGLDTVEVANALNVLGYEELSYSVIKKGENGIMSLYQGAIQLMKDLNLERVHVHSLGFYICILAKGHPLTLKEHRDALLFSSVLAAAQALDGKIENLTEAEAGLEVPVSAKGLEDIENFQLYCTGRKLCSSDEFEYGYIYGPDHDAVLIPSKVVDKPKATVGIGDTISAGAFVAMLARMKQKQTGK from the coding sequence GTGGACATAGAAGAATGGGAACAGCGCCATAAAGAAGCGTTTTACGATGCGAAAGAAGCCCTTCCTTATCTGGACGGGATGTTTGTAGCTTATAACAGCAATATAGATGCTATCAGACACCTGACTGAAGAAGACCTGTCAAAGCTTATCGGGCTTTTTGATGAGGCTGAAGTCCAGGAAAGGGTTGCGGTATACCCGAGAGAGATTGCAGAACCTATGGACTTTGTTGCCCGCCTGCTTATTTCCATGCGGGAAGGGAAAGCCGCAGAAGTGCCTGCATATACCGCAGATACTCATGAATGGCTGAAGGAACACCTGGGTTTTGACTATGCCCGCATGGGCGGTCAGGCAGGGATTATTTCAAATCTCCTTGCCCGATTAGAGCTGAAAAAGGTGGTAGCTTATATCCCCTGGCTTTCTGAGGAGCAGGCAGAATACTTTGCAGCTACAGGCAATCTCCTGCACCCGACGGTGGAAAACGGAAAAGTATTCCTGAAGCCTCCGGGAGAAGCCTTCAAACCAGGGACCGGTTCAAAGGTTAACTGGATATTTGAATATTCCAAAGACATGAAAGTGACCTGTGCCGGGAGCACCTTCACGGTACCGAGGGATAACCGCCTGATAATCTCCTCCCGCCCTAAATGGCTCCGCCTGGACATGGATAAACAGATTTACGAACAGCTTGATACCCTTCTTCCAGTTGACGGGGCAATGCTTTCCGGGTATCAGATGATAAAAGAAGAATACGAAGACGGGTCCACCTATAAAGATTACGTCGAAAATTCCGTAAAGGTTATTGAAAAGCTAAAGTCCCTGAACCCCGAACTCCGCATTCATGTAGAACTTACATCCATCCAGAACCGGGTTATAAGAAAAGCTATCCTTACCGAAATTGTTGCCAAGCACGTGCATTCCATGGGGCTTGACACCGTAGAAGTGGCAAATGCCCTGAATGTGCTGGGATATGAGGAACTATCCTATTCCGTGATCAAGAAAGGAGAAAACGGGATTATGTCCCTCTACCAGGGAGCTATCCAGCTCATGAAGGACCTGAACCTTGAGAGGGTCCATGTGCATTCTCTTGGTTTTTACATCTGCATACTGGCAAAAGGTCACCCTCTAACCCTGAAAGAACACAGGGATGCCCTGCTCTTTTCCTCGGTTCTGGCAGCTGCCCAAGCTCTCGACGGAAAAATAGAGAATCTGACGGAAGCCGAAGCCGGGCTGGAAGTGCCTGTCTCAGCTAAGGGATTAGAAGACATCGAAAACTTCCAGCTTTATTGCACAGGGAGAAAGCTCTGCAGTTCGGATGAGTTTGAGTACGGATATATCTACGGGCCGGACCATGATGCTGTTCTCATCCCTTCCAAGGTAGTAGACAAACCTAAAGCTACAGTAGGGATAGGAGATACGATTTCAGCAGGAGCTTTTGTTGCCATGCTTGCAAGGATGAAACAGAAACAGACGGGAAAATAA
- a CDS encoding ADP-dependent glucokinase/phosphofructokinase, whose amino-acid sequence MPEKEAAFPFESTGTGQMNILCGYNVNIDSVYRISGAEISELLSAFERTEILEKIETPPGKINSESDFAAGLAYCMKNGCGAEWLVFEQSVFEFLKKRYFEKSLVRMGGNAGIMANALSELGASRVVPNVAVPSKTQLSLFSKKAVYFPDVPLQTEEKTEAVPGNNISASFSNQDPIHFVFDFSEGETFSLYGTEIRAPRENRFIATCDHLNFRLFVNPAFENYALQHSGEMDGALISGFHLLLETYPDGSTYKEILENSFAQLKAWKAGNEKLKVHLEFGHFASREIANSVFRKFVGISDSLGMNEDELAMFHNLHGIPVEGILRMEAKAAGEAACKLASQHGLGKIFIHTREFVLAVFKPGSGNSNSFGISDESGISGKWEDKESPALLKAAEKNLEAMSFGIRCAGAYAASGKLEGREFVEKEASKLQESLFGKDQVQLFLEAFGGETCGHGAFALMEGYMTCILPTLLSRSPITTVGLGDTLTAGAFLRGLELDVQT is encoded by the coding sequence ATGCCTGAAAAAGAGGCTGCTTTTCCATTCGAATCTACAGGAACCGGTCAGATGAACATACTTTGCGGTTATAACGTAAACATAGATTCCGTATACCGGATAAGCGGAGCCGAGATCTCGGAACTGCTGAGTGCTTTTGAAAGGACTGAAATCCTTGAAAAAATAGAAACACCCCCCGGAAAAATAAATTCGGAATCCGATTTTGCGGCAGGGCTCGCCTATTGTATGAAAAACGGATGCGGAGCCGAATGGCTTGTTTTTGAGCAGTCTGTATTTGAGTTTCTGAAGAAACGCTATTTTGAAAAATCCCTTGTGAGGATGGGCGGAAACGCAGGGATTATGGCAAATGCACTTTCCGAACTCGGGGCTTCGAGAGTAGTCCCTAATGTTGCAGTTCCATCAAAGACCCAGCTTTCTCTATTTTCTAAAAAAGCAGTATATTTCCCGGATGTCCCCCTGCAAACAGAGGAGAAAACGGAGGCAGTTCCTGGGAATAACATATCTGCCTCTTTCAGTAACCAGGACCCCATACATTTCGTTTTTGATTTTTCCGAAGGCGAGACCTTTTCCCTTTACGGGACAGAGATCAGGGCTCCGAGGGAAAACCGTTTCATAGCAACCTGCGACCACTTAAATTTCAGGCTCTTCGTTAATCCGGCCTTTGAGAATTATGCCCTGCAGCATTCAGGAGAAATGGACGGAGCACTGATATCGGGTTTCCACCTCCTGCTCGAAACCTATCCTGACGGCAGCACCTACAAAGAGATCCTTGAGAATTCTTTTGCCCAGCTTAAAGCCTGGAAGGCAGGGAACGAGAAGCTTAAGGTTCACCTTGAGTTCGGGCATTTTGCAAGCAGGGAGATTGCAAATTCGGTATTTAGAAAGTTTGTTGGAATCTCAGACAGCCTCGGGATGAACGAAGACGAGCTTGCAATGTTCCACAACCTGCACGGAATTCCTGTTGAAGGGATTTTGCGGATGGAAGCCAAAGCTGCAGGAGAAGCAGCCTGTAAACTTGCTTCCCAACACGGGCTCGGAAAAATCTTCATTCACACAAGGGAGTTTGTCCTGGCTGTCTTTAAGCCGGGTTCCGGAAACTCGAATAGCTTCGGGATTTCTGATGAGTCAGGGATTTCAGGAAAATGGGAAGATAAAGAAAGCCCTGCCCTGTTAAAAGCCGCCGAAAAAAATCTTGAAGCCATGAGCTTCGGGATCAGGTGTGCAGGAGCATATGCGGCTTCAGGAAAGCTTGAAGGGCGAGAATTTGTGGAAAAGGAGGCTTCCAAACTTCAGGAGAGCCTGTTTGGAAAGGATCAGGTGCAGCTTTTTCTTGAAGCATTCGGCGGAGAAACCTGCGGGCATGGCGCCTTTGCTTTAATGGAGGGCTATATGACCTGCATTCTCCCCACACTGCTTTCGAGATCTCCAATCACTACTGTGGGGCTTGGAGACACGCTAACTGCAGGGGCTTTTCTAAGGGGGCTTGAACTGGATGTACAGACTTAA
- a CDS encoding DNA-3-methyladenine glycosylase family protein: MYRLKPVIFNLDYTLDCGQVFRWKKEEDWWTGIVGDQVIRLSQEVDSGELLVDSKLPPEFFTNYFRLEDNLPSIYESINKDLLINRAINKYRGLRLIRQNPWECLISYMLATASSIPTIQKRISLLSQIFGKELEEGYFSFPDPDTLANADLAMLDKCKLGFRTERIKEAAREVASGELNLNVLYRLEYRYARERLMRIRGIGEKVADCVLLFAFEKMEAFPVDTHVRQIIQHYHVDDSYFETCKNLSCMGDWGREYFGYYCGYAQQYLFYQKRMEGFVPLY, translated from the coding sequence ATGTACAGACTTAAACCCGTAATTTTTAACCTTGACTATACTCTCGACTGCGGGCAGGTCTTCCGCTGGAAAAAGGAAGAAGACTGGTGGACAGGCATTGTAGGAGATCAGGTTATCCGGCTTTCTCAGGAGGTGGACAGCGGGGAACTGCTGGTTGACTCAAAACTCCCGCCTGAGTTTTTCACTAATTATTTTCGCCTGGAAGACAACCTGCCTTCGATCTATGAAAGCATAAACAAAGACCTTTTGATAAACAGGGCGATTAACAAATACAGAGGTCTGCGTCTTATCAGACAGAACCCCTGGGAATGCCTGATTTCTTACATGCTCGCAACAGCCTCAAGCATCCCCACAATTCAGAAAAGGATCTCCCTTCTCAGCCAGATTTTCGGGAAGGAACTTGAAGAAGGGTATTTCAGTTTTCCTGATCCCGATACCCTTGCAAATGCAGACCTCGCCATGCTTGACAAATGCAAGCTGGGTTTCAGGACCGAGCGCATAAAAGAGGCAGCAAGAGAAGTAGCTTCAGGTGAGCTTAACCTTAATGTCCTCTACCGTCTGGAGTACAGGTATGCGCGGGAACGCCTTATGAGGATTCGCGGCATAGGGGAAAAGGTTGCTGACTGTGTCCTCCTTTTCGCTTTTGAGAAAATGGAAGCCTTTCCCGTAGATACCCACGTCAGGCAGATCATCCAGCATTATCATGTTGATGACAGTTACTTTGAAACTTGCAAAAACCTGAGCTGTATGGGAGACTGGGGACGAGAATACTTCGGTTATTATTGCGGGTATGCCCAACAGTACCTCTTTTACCAGAAAAGGATGGAGGGGTTTGTCCCTCTTTATTGA